Proteins encoded by one window of Aptenodytes patagonicus chromosome 9, bAptPat1.pri.cur, whole genome shotgun sequence:
- the CD40LG gene encoding CD40 ligand: protein MNEPYSPATPRPISSTSPSTMKMFMGFLTVFIVAQMIGTVLFCLYLHMKMDKMEEVLSLNEDYIFLRKVQKCQTAEGQKSTLLDCEKILKGFQDLQCKDGGASKGQPKFEMQRGHEHHEHPHLMHKNETSMAVEKRQPIAAHLAGQRSNKTVSVLEWKTTMYGPMNNNSISYQDGKLKVKEAGLYYIYSQVSFCTKAATSAPFTLYIYLYLPMEEDRLLLKGLDTHSTSTSFCDLQSIREGGVFKLREGDMVFVNVTDSRRVNYSRGSTYFGIFKL from the exons ATGAACGAACCCTACAGCCCTGCGACGCCCCGACCCATCAGCAGCACCTCACCCAGCACCATGAAAATGTTCATGGGCTTCCTCACTGTATTTATTGTAGCACAGATGATTGGGACCGTACTCTTCTGTTTGTATCTTCACATGAAGATGGATAAG ATGGAAGAGGTGTTGAGCTTAAATGAAGATTACATCTTCCTGAGGAAAGTACAGAAATGTCAGACGGCAGAAGGTCAGAAGTCGACATTATTGGACtgtgaaaagattttaaaggGCTTCCAGGACCTCCAGTGCAAG GACGGGGGAGCCAGTAAAGGGCAGCCCAAGTTTGAAATGCAGAGAG GCCACGAGCACCATGAGCATCCCCATTTGATGCACAAGAACGAGACATCTATGGCAG TGGAGAAGAGGCAGCCGATCGCAGCCCACCTGGCAGGTCAGAGGAGCAACAAGACAGTCTCAG TGCTAGAGTGGAAGACGACGATGTATGGCCCCATGAACAACAACTCGATATCCTACCAGGACGGGAAACTGAAGGTGAAGGAAGCAGGGCTCTACTACATCTACTCCCAAGTCAGCTTCTGCACCAAGGCAGCGACTTCGGCACCCTTCACCCTCTATATTTATTTGTATCTCCCAATGGAAGAGGACCGTCTCTTGCTGAAGGGACTAGACACGCACAGCACCTCCACGTCTTTCTGCGACCTCCAGTCCATCCGGGAGGGAGGTGTCTTCAAGCTCCGGGAAGGCGATATGGTCTTTGTCAACGTGACAGACTCAAGACGAGTGAACTACAGCCGTGGCAGCACTTACTTCGGCATCTTCAAGCTGTAG